A single genomic interval of Spirosoma taeanense harbors:
- a CDS encoding glucuronyl esterase domain-containing protein codes for MVRTLSWFAFGLLSSLLVNGQTASPIANYDEAKVGTSTLPDILRFSNGKSVKSRTDWQTRRQEIRQLFADHVYGQTPTQPVRLQFHVQQTDENARGGLAVRKQVAISFPDYPQLAPINILLYIPKAASRPVPAFLGLNFCGNHCVTNETDLPLSTRWVADGAGNVAVNHRATEKARALQARRWPIDTILKRGYALATAYYGDIEPDHPQGWHTGIRSVLGDTTRSDNWGAIGAWAWGMSRMLDYLQTEPAIDAKRVTATGHSRIGKAAVWAGVQDERFAAVIANESGEGGAALARRWYGETVEHLNTSFPHWFSGRYKTYNKRVADLPVDQHELLALVAPRPLYVASADGDQWSDPKGEFLGAALTEPVYQLYGKTGLGTLNFPGVNQPIGQTVRYHNRTGKHDVTDYDWEQYLRFADELVR; via the coding sequence ATGGTCCGCACACTGTCGTGGTTCGCCTTTGGGCTCCTGTCATCCCTGCTGGTTAATGGCCAAACTGCTTCGCCAATCGCTAATTACGACGAAGCCAAAGTTGGTACCTCGACCCTACCCGACATCTTACGGTTCAGTAATGGTAAATCGGTAAAGTCTCGAACCGACTGGCAAACCCGGCGGCAGGAGATCCGGCAGCTCTTCGCTGACCACGTATATGGGCAGACGCCGACTCAACCCGTCCGGCTTCAGTTTCATGTTCAGCAAACCGACGAAAATGCGCGGGGAGGCCTGGCCGTTCGCAAGCAGGTCGCCATCTCCTTTCCCGACTATCCGCAACTAGCGCCTATCAACATCCTGCTGTACATTCCTAAAGCAGCCAGCAGGCCCGTTCCGGCTTTTCTGGGGCTGAATTTCTGCGGCAATCACTGTGTTACCAACGAAACCGACCTGCCCCTGTCAACGCGCTGGGTAGCCGATGGAGCCGGCAATGTGGCTGTTAACCATCGGGCCACTGAGAAAGCCCGGGCTTTGCAGGCCCGGCGCTGGCCCATCGATACCATTCTGAAGCGAGGCTACGCACTGGCTACGGCCTATTATGGCGATATCGAACCCGATCATCCGCAGGGCTGGCATACGGGCATCCGCTCCGTTCTGGGCGACACCACCCGCAGCGATAACTGGGGAGCGATAGGCGCCTGGGCATGGGGCATGAGCCGCATGCTTGACTACCTGCAGACCGAACCGGCTATTGACGCAAAACGGGTTACTGCTACCGGTCATTCCCGCATCGGCAAAGCTGCCGTTTGGGCGGGCGTGCAGGACGAACGGTTCGCAGCTGTTATTGCCAATGAATCCGGCGAAGGCGGAGCAGCCCTGGCCCGGCGCTGGTATGGCGAAACCGTAGAGCATCTGAACACCAGTTTCCCACACTGGTTTTCGGGACGTTATAAAACCTACAATAAGCGCGTGGCCGATTTACCCGTCGATCAGCATGAACTGCTGGCGCTGGTAGCCCCGCGTCCACTCTATGTAGCCAGCGCCGATGGCGATCAATGGTCCGACCCGAAAGGCGAATTCCTGGGCGCAGCCCTGACCGAACCCGTTTATCAGTTGTACGGTAAAACGGGGCTGGGTACCCTGAATTTTCCGGGCGTTAACCAGCCCATTGGCCAGACTGTCCGCTACCACAACCGCACCGGCAAACACGACGTTACGGATTACGACTGGGAACAGTACCTTCGTTTTGCGGATGAATTGGTACGTTAA
- a CDS encoding NUDIX hydrolase has product MTFNNDPRPWQVEQSEYIHQLPWFTVRKDAVRMANGGHIPDYFVLEYPDWINVVAVTTDGQLVFIRQYRHAIAGVHYELCAGVVDPGEDPLTTAQRELLEETGFGGGKWQHLITLSANPGTHTNLTYSYLALGVEPKQAQALETTEEITVHLVSPDRARQIIDNGEMMQALHIAPLLKYLSRL; this is encoded by the coding sequence ATGACGTTCAATAACGATCCCAGGCCCTGGCAGGTTGAACAATCTGAGTACATCCACCAGCTACCGTGGTTCACGGTGCGTAAAGACGCGGTTCGAATGGCCAACGGCGGGCACATTCCCGATTACTTCGTGCTGGAATACCCCGACTGGATCAACGTGGTGGCCGTTACGACGGATGGCCAGCTGGTGTTCATCCGGCAGTACCGTCACGCCATAGCCGGCGTTCATTACGAACTGTGTGCAGGCGTCGTTGATCCGGGCGAAGATCCCCTCACAACTGCGCAGCGTGAACTGCTGGAGGAAACGGGTTTTGGCGGAGGAAAGTGGCAGCACCTGATAACGCTTTCGGCCAATCCGGGCACGCACACCAATCTAACGTATTCCTATCTGGCCTTAGGCGTCGAACCGAAACAGGCGCAGGCGCTCGAAACTACGGAAGAGATTACGGTCCATCTGGTCTCGCCGGATCGGGCGCGGCAGATCATCGACAATGGTGAAATGATGCAGGCTCTGCATATCGCTCCGTTACTGAAATACCTGTCCCGGCTTTAG
- a CDS encoding S8 family serine peptidase, with protein MKHTLYLFAGLLLMGLTGLDACRPAELAVDNSLQSVDAAQAATATGGIDGQYIVVLKQDAFSAQNLETFARQQARLKQVGEKFLSELGINPENILHVYGAALSGMAVRLTPAELARLRKNPLVSYIEADRQAVSTPDGLESQSDKTARVAAGQEVPWGITYVGGSVNYAGSNVAYVIDSGIELTHPDLKVDSTKGYSVFKFGAHRSTKDFDGHGTLVSGIIAALNNTIGVVGVAAGATVVPIKVCAAPTKVVVSDFIAGINFVAANARPGDVANISLGISATDAVDQAVVNMASKGIFVAVSAGNTNVNSGVSNANQISPARANGPTIFTASGHDKNGVFATVSCVGNPPIDFAAPAVNVKSTYKGGGYLTITQGTTAATAHLSGILLANSGTIYANGTVTNDPDGTPDPKGSRISPIANR; from the coding sequence ATGAAACATACTCTCTACTTGTTTGCTGGCCTATTGCTGATGGGCTTAACGGGTCTGGACGCGTGCCGTCCGGCCGAATTGGCAGTTGATAATTCTCTCCAGAGTGTTGATGCTGCACAAGCCGCAACTGCAACAGGCGGAATTGATGGGCAGTACATCGTTGTTCTGAAGCAGGATGCCTTCTCGGCGCAGAATCTGGAGACCTTTGCCCGGCAGCAGGCTCGTCTGAAACAGGTTGGCGAGAAATTCCTGTCGGAGTTAGGGATTAACCCTGAAAATATTCTACACGTATACGGGGCCGCGTTGTCCGGAATGGCTGTTCGGCTGACTCCGGCTGAGCTGGCCCGGCTGCGCAAAAACCCGCTTGTGTCCTATATCGAAGCCGACCGGCAGGCGGTCAGTACACCCGATGGTCTAGAAAGTCAAAGCGATAAGACTGCTCGGGTTGCGGCTGGCCAGGAGGTACCCTGGGGCATTACCTATGTAGGGGGTTCGGTCAACTACGCGGGCTCTAACGTAGCATACGTAATCGATTCCGGCATTGAACTGACGCACCCTGATCTGAAAGTAGATTCAACCAAAGGCTACTCGGTGTTTAAGTTTGGGGCGCACCGGTCAACCAAAGATTTTGACGGGCACGGCACGCTGGTATCGGGGATCATCGCGGCCCTTAACAACACAATTGGGGTAGTGGGCGTAGCTGCTGGCGCAACAGTGGTGCCAATTAAAGTATGCGCGGCTCCAACGAAAGTCGTCGTTTCGGACTTTATTGCTGGCATTAACTTTGTAGCCGCCAACGCCCGGCCGGGCGATGTCGCCAACATCAGCTTGGGCATCAGTGCAACGGATGCGGTCGATCAGGCGGTGGTCAACATGGCCTCGAAAGGAATTTTTGTGGCTGTATCGGCGGGGAATACAAACGTCAATTCGGGTGTAAGTAACGCCAATCAGATTTCGCCCGCCCGGGCCAACGGGCCTACTATTTTCACGGCGTCAGGACACGATAAAAACGGCGTTTTTGCAACCGTCTCCTGCGTTGGAAATCCCCCTATCGACTTTGCAGCACCGGCGGTTAACGTTAAATCGACGTACAAAGGAGGAGGGTATCTGACTATTACGCAGGGTACAACCGCTGCCACGGCCCATTTATCCGGAATTCTGCTGGCCAATAGCGGCACGATCTATGCCAACGGCACCGTAACTAACGATCCGGACGGCACACCCGACCCGAAAGGTTCGCGAATTTCACCGATCGCGAATCGGTGA
- a CDS encoding S8 family serine peptidase, which yields MLSLQSCQPVGETVTGSGRQGATNPYIVVLKVDPLSGLSAASPYAKRQQFMRQYAEQMMSRFNIDRNQLGHVYGSCLRGFVAQLTEAQVSFLRQYPDIASIEADQIGSTSVEEAVAGDDMHITAGQEVPWGIKYVGGFIDYTGSNAAYIVDTGIDLTHPDLNVDASRGYNALTTGTGAKSLADNHDHGTHVSGTIAAKNNSIGVVGVAAGAPVIPIKVTEKPENMQVSNVIAGLDFVMANARPGDVINISLGAKASDALDAAVMNLTNRGDLFIAMSAGNTTTNNFDANNISPARINAPNLYSLSAHDSKGVFASVSCSGNPPIDFAGPGVSIKSTVRGGKYTYFSKGTTMATAHASGILLANKGVIYGKGTVTADRDSIPDIKMSRVP from the coding sequence GTGTTAAGCCTGCAGAGCTGTCAGCCCGTTGGCGAAACGGTTACTGGCTCTGGCCGTCAGGGCGCTACCAACCCCTATATCGTTGTCCTGAAAGTCGATCCGCTTTCCGGTCTGTCAGCTGCCTCTCCCTACGCAAAACGTCAGCAGTTCATGCGGCAGTACGCCGAACAGATGATGAGCCGGTTCAACATAGACCGTAATCAGCTGGGCCATGTGTATGGCTCCTGCCTGAGAGGGTTTGTGGCCCAGCTAACCGAAGCGCAGGTATCGTTTCTGCGTCAGTATCCGGACATTGCATCTATAGAAGCCGACCAGATTGGCAGTACAAGCGTAGAGGAGGCCGTGGCTGGCGACGATATGCACATCACCGCTGGGCAGGAGGTACCCTGGGGAATTAAATACGTTGGCGGCTTTATTGACTATACCGGCTCGAATGCAGCTTATATTGTGGATACGGGGATTGACCTCACGCATCCTGACCTGAACGTAGATGCTTCGCGGGGATACAATGCGCTCACAACCGGAACGGGCGCCAAATCGCTTGCCGACAACCACGACCATGGAACGCACGTTTCAGGCACAATTGCGGCTAAAAACAATAGCATTGGCGTAGTGGGTGTAGCCGCGGGCGCGCCGGTTATCCCGATAAAAGTTACGGAGAAGCCTGAAAATATGCAGGTTTCGAATGTGATAGCCGGTCTGGATTTTGTAATGGCAAATGCTCGCCCGGGCGATGTGATCAACATCAGCTTAGGTGCTAAAGCGTCGGATGCGCTGGATGCAGCAGTAATGAACCTGACCAACCGGGGCGACTTATTTATTGCGATGTCAGCCGGGAATACGACAACCAATAATTTTGATGCCAATAATATTTCACCGGCTCGAATTAACGCGCCCAATCTGTACAGTTTATCGGCGCATGATAGCAAAGGAGTGTTTGCCTCGGTATCGTGTAGTGGGAACCCACCCATCGATTTTGCCGGGCCCGGCGTAAGCATAAAATCAACGGTGCGGGGAGGGAAATATACCTACTTTTCCAAAGGAACAACCATGGCCACGGCGCACGCTTCGGGCATATTGCTGGCAAATAAGGGGGTGATTTACGGCAAAGGAACCGTAACCGCCGACCGCGACAGCATACCCGATATCAAGATGTCGCGCGTACCTTAG